CGGCCCGCTCACCGTCCTCGCGGTGACCGGCGACGACGGCGGTACGGACGCGACCAGGGACATCGCCGCCGAACCGCATCCCACCAGCCCCGCCGAGGACGCCTTCTTCCACCACATGGAGGAGAAGGTCCGGGCCACGGACCCGAAGACCAAGGTCAGCGCCACCGTCGGCACGGAGAAGAAGGCCTGGGGCACGCACGCCGTCCTGGAGCTGAAGAACGTCAAGGGCCCGCTGAAGTGCTCGCTGATCGCGGTCGGCAAGGACGGCGAGAAGGAGACGGTCAGCAGCTGGTCGGTGCCCGAGTGGGGGTACGGCATCAAGGACAGCCCGAACAAATGGGCGCGCAGTCCGCTCTACGTCCACGGGGGCGCCGCGATGGACCGCAACGACATCGACCACTTCGAAGTGACCACGTTCGATGGCGACCGGCTGGTCAAGGTCGACGCATAGGGCACCGCTCGTGCACGACAAGTGCACAGGATGGGCCCCTTTCGCCTAAGGTGGACGGCTGCTCGGTACGGGCAGCAGCACGGTGTGAAAGGGGCCCCGGTGGCCGACGTCAACGCAGTAATGCCGTCAGGCACGCGCGACCGCGAGATCAGCGTCGAACAGGACCATCTCGACCAGGTCTACCGACGCCTCGAGGAGAAGATCCACGAGGCGGAGTTCCTGATGAACGACGCGGCCAAGCGCTCCCAGGTCGGTACGCCCGGCGCGCTGGCCGAACGCGACGCGCAGGTCTTCCGCGCCGGCGTCCATCTGAACCGCCTCAACAACGAGTTCGAGGACTTCCTCTTCGGACGCATCGACCTGCTCCAGGGCAAGGACGGCAAGAAGGGGCCCGACGGCGCGTACACGGCGGTCGAGCCCGCGGAGGGCGCGGTCCACGAGGACGAGGGCGGCAAGCACGCGGAGATCGCGGAGACGCTGCACATCGGCCGCATCGGCGTCCTCGACGCGGACTACTCCCCGCTGGTCATCGACTGGCGCGCGCCCGCCGCCGCGCCCTTCTACCGCTCGACCCCCGTCGACCCGGGCCGCGTCGTGCGCCGCCGCGTCATCCGCTCCAAGGGCCGCAAGGTCCTCGGCGTCGAGGACGACCTGATGCGCCCGGAGCTCACCGCGCGCCTGGACGGCGAGGTGCTCCCCGTCATCGGCGACGGCGCCCTGATGGCCGCCCTCGGCCAGGCCCGCAGCCACTCCATGCGGGACATCGTGGCGTCGATCCAGGCGGAACAGGACCTGGTCATCCGCGCGCCCGCCGCGTCCGTGACGTACGTGGAGGGCGGCCCCGGCACCGGCAAGACCGCGGTGGCCCTGCACCGCGCCGCGTACCTGCTCTAC
The window above is part of the Streptomyces venezuelae genome. Proteins encoded here:
- a CDS encoding anti-sigma factor family protein, with amino-acid sequence MTEFHSHHGARQDDDVHETVGAYALGLLDDAEATRFEAHLAGCGPCRRQLDELSGMEPMLAALADFPGPRGVPAIGEQLAARPGPRLAERLVAEVSVKRERGRRRGLYLVAAAVALIVGGPLTVLAVTGDDGGTDATRDIAAEPHPTSPAEDAFFHHMEEKVRATDPKTKVSATVGTEKKAWGTHAVLELKNVKGPLKCSLIAVGKDGEKETVSSWSVPEWGYGIKDSPNKWARSPLYVHGGAAMDRNDIDHFEVTTFDGDRLVKVDA